AATAATGGGGGAAATTATATCATGGATGTAAATAAAGCTATAGAAGTTAGAAGAAGCATTAGAAAGTACAAAAAAATTGATATTGAAGAAGATAAGTTGGATAAAATTTTGGAATCAGCTAGAATTGCACCATCAGCAGCCAACCGTCAACAATGGAAATTTGTGGTTGTAAAAGATCCAAATATAAGAAAAAAACTTGTAGATGCATGTCATGGCCAGGTATTTGTTGGAGAAGCTCCTGTAGTAATAGCTGCATGTTCAACAGAATCTGATCAGAAAATGCCCTGCGGACAATATGCATATACAGTTGATCTTTCAATTGCCCTTTCATTTATGATACTACAGGCAACAGAACTTGAACTTGGAACCTGCTGGTTAGGTGCTTTCAACGAAGACAACGTGAAAAATATACTGAACATACCAGATAACATCAGAGTTGTTGGAGTGATAACCATAGGATATCCAGATGAGAAACCCGACCCAAGACCACGAAAAACAATGGGAGAAATAGTATCAAACAATGGATGGATGTAAAAATAAGAACTAAATAAAAAGATTATTTAATACTGAGGATGAGGCAATCAATGGGATGGGCTTAGTGAAAGAACTCTTATTCTCCCACTAATTCATGTCTAAATCAAAAATCTCATCAAATTATTTCCATATATTTTTAATCAAATATATCATACAAAAATCCAATATTATAATTAAATTTCAACAAATTGAATATTTTTAGATAAGATTAAAATATTTTAAAAGGGCAAACATTTGATTACA
This is a stretch of genomic DNA from Methanobacterium spitsbergense. It encodes these proteins:
- a CDS encoding nitroreductase family protein, producing MDVNKAIEVRRSIRKYKKIDIEEDKLDKILESARIAPSAANRQQWKFVVVKDPNIRKKLVDACHGQVFVGEAPVVIAACSTESDQKMPCGQYAYTVDLSIALSFMILQATELELGTCWLGAFNEDNVKNILNIPDNIRVVGVITIGYPDEKPDPRPRKTMGEIVSNNGWM